From a single Thermodesulfobacteriota bacterium genomic region:
- a CDS encoding 4Fe-4S dicluster domain-containing protein: MKADPDKCIACKRCFPYCPMGRIQTFKRHEKIPGRVYIEIDQDQCTDCGVCLRANICPVKALYQPEMVWPREVRGILSNPLIEFKGSQVPGRGTEEMKTNDVSGRFRPGEVGIGVELGRPGIGAYFRDVEKVAMALMGADIGYELAEENPVTHFMSDKTTGKLREDILNEKATSAIIEGKCKIEKLPEALKVLQRVAKEVDTVFSVDLITKVPPEGEIPVKPILEALGIWYSLNTKNNLGLGEPAFKFYEDPS, translated from the coding sequence ATGAAAGCGGACCCCGATAAATGCATTGCTTGCAAACGATGTTTTCCCTACTGTCCCATGGGAAGGATTCAGACCTTTAAACGGCACGAGAAAATTCCCGGGAGGGTCTATATCGAGATCGATCAGGACCAGTGTACCGATTGCGGGGTGTGCCTCCGGGCCAACATCTGCCCCGTCAAGGCCCTCTATCAACCCGAGATGGTCTGGCCCCGAGAGGTCCGCGGGATTTTAAGCAATCCCTTGATCGAGTTCAAAGGCTCCCAAGTCCCTGGTCGGGGGACCGAGGAGATGAAGACGAACGATGTCTCGGGGCGGTTTCGACCGGGAGAGGTGGGGATTGGCGTCGAACTGGGAAGGCCGGGGATCGGCGCCTATTTCCGGGACGTGGAAAAGGTGGCCATGGCCCTGATGGGTGCGGACATCGGCTATGAACTGGCCGAAGAAAATCCGGTCACCCACTTCATGTCCGACAAGACGACCGGAAAGTTGAGAGAAGATATCCTGAACGAAAAGGCGACCTCCGCCATCATCGAAGGAAAATGCAAAATCGAAAAACTCCCCGAGGCCCTGAAGGTCCTCCAGAGGGTGGCGAAGGAGGTCGATACGGTCTTCAGCGTCGATCTGATCACCAAGGTCCCCCCCGAGGGAGAGATCCCGGTGAAACCGATCCTGGAAGCCCTGGGCATCTGGTACTCCCTCAACACCAAAAACAACCTGGGGCTCGGAGAACCGGCCTTCAAATTTTACGAAGACCCATCTTAG
- a CDS encoding 4Fe-4S dicluster domain-containing protein produces MPYRVILQREKCRGCEACVEICTVRVFEVKEGRAIPVREEDCVGCRSCVEVCKEGALAMKEVQPELSETAQRLLAKLFSD; encoded by the coding sequence GTGCCTTATCGAGTCATCCTGCAAAGGGAAAAATGCCGCGGGTGTGAAGCCTGCGTCGAGATCTGTACGGTCCGGGTCTTCGAGGTGAAAGAGGGAAGGGCGATCCCTGTTCGAGAGGAGGATTGCGTCGGTTGCAGGAGTTGTGTAGAGGTCTGTAAAGAGGGAGCCTTGGCGATGAAGGAGGTCCAGCCCGAACTTTCCGAGACCGCCCAGAGGTTATTGGCAAAGCTCTTCAGCGATTAA
- a CDS encoding DUF169 domain-containing protein translates to MPLVPEEKWKAFRSALGLKESPLGIFYTDEKPEGITPKEGIHGCMIGLLQNARKKGKVVYFDKTHFGCPGGAYYMGFFESPMPKIEYFLSCGIPGEMEGERYIKTPERAREFFAKMIPRRAPATYCVFKPIEQFQEDSPPEVVVFFAPPDLLSGLFTLTNYALERTDAVYTPFGSGCSLLLTYPLKEAVKEKPRAVLGMFDVSARPMVEKEVLTLSMPYALFSNLLENVAGSFLETESWRKVLRRLA, encoded by the coding sequence ATGCCCCTTGTTCCCGAAGAGAAATGGAAGGCCTTCCGGAGCGCCCTCGGATTGAAAGAATCCCCTCTGGGCATCTTTTATACCGATGAGAAACCCGAAGGGATCACCCCCAAAGAGGGGATCCACGGCTGTATGATCGGCCTGTTGCAGAACGCTCGAAAGAAAGGAAAGGTGGTCTATTTTGACAAAACCCACTTCGGCTGTCCCGGAGGGGCCTACTACATGGGCTTTTTTGAGTCGCCCATGCCGAAGATCGAATACTTCCTCTCCTGCGGCATTCCCGGGGAGATGGAGGGGGAGCGTTATATCAAAACGCCTGAGCGGGCCAGAGAATTCTTTGCCAAGATGATTCCAAGAAGGGCACCGGCGACGTACTGTGTCTTCAAGCCGATCGAGCAATTCCAGGAGGACTCGCCACCCGAGGTCGTCGTCTTCTTCGCCCCGCCCGATCTCCTCTCCGGGTTGTTCACCCTGACCAATTATGCCTTAGAACGGACCGATGCGGTCTATACCCCTTTCGGCTCGGGTTGCAGTCTTCTCCTCACCTACCCTTTGAAAGAGGCCGTCAAGGAAAAGCCCCGGGCCGTCCTCGGGATGTTCGATGTGTCAGCAAGGCCCATGGTCGAAAAAGAGGTGCTCACCCTCTCCATGCCCTACGCCCTCTTTTCGAACCTTCTGGAGAATGTGGCCGGAAGCTTTCTCGAGACCGAAAGCTGGAGGAAGGTCCTCCGCCGTTTGGCTTAA
- the mog gene encoding molybdopterin adenylyltransferase, with product MFKVAILTISDRGSKGEREDVSGPLIEEMVQALPAQVVHYEIIPDEKERIAQALMRCADEWKADLILTTGGTGLSPRDVTPEATKEVIEREVPGLAEAMRAESLKKTPHAMISRAVAGVRGGSLIVNLPGSPKGVRENLQVILPALPHALSKLKGDPSDCASP from the coding sequence ATGTTCAAAGTGGCCATCTTAACCATCAGCGACCGGGGTTCGAAGGGCGAGCGGGAGGACGTAAGCGGTCCCCTCATCGAAGAGATGGTCCAGGCCCTTCCAGCCCAGGTGGTCCATTATGAAATCATCCCGGACGAAAAGGAACGGATCGCGCAAGCCCTCATGAGATGTGCCGATGAATGGAAAGCCGATCTCATCCTCACCACCGGCGGAACGGGATTGAGCCCAAGGGATGTCACCCCAGAGGCCACCAAAGAGGTGATCGAACGTGAGGTCCCGGGATTGGCCGAGGCGATGAGGGCGGAGAGCTTGAAAAAGACGCCCCACGCCATGATCTCCCGGGCCGTCGCCGGGGTGAGGGGAGGCAGTCTGATCGTCAACCTGCCGGGAAGCCCGAAAGGGGTGAGGGAAAACCTACAGGTGATCCTTCCGGCCCTGCCTCATGCCCTTTCCAAATTGAAGGGCGACCCGTCGGATTGCGCTTCACCTTGA
- a CDS encoding MOSC domain-containing protein codes for MIRGQRGKVLAVNISDEKGTKKRNVQSCTVLKHFGLRGDAHAGPWHRQVSLLAKESIEKMKEKGLPVGFGDFAENITTEGIDLVHLPLGTEIRIGDSVLLRVTQIGKECHERCAIYYQAGDCVMPREGIFAEVIEEGVVKVGDEIIIEKSEGRNPNPMAPDGEGC; via the coding sequence ATGATTCGCGGTCAAAGGGGGAAGGTGCTGGCCGTAAATATCAGCGATGAGAAAGGCACCAAGAAGAGAAATGTTCAATCCTGTACCGTTTTGAAACACTTCGGCCTCCGAGGGGATGCCCACGCGGGCCCCTGGCATCGGCAGGTGAGTCTTTTGGCTAAAGAATCGATCGAAAAGATGAAGGAAAAAGGGCTGCCGGTGGGCTTTGGGGATTTCGCCGAAAACATCACGACCGAGGGGATCGACCTCGTCCATCTTCCCCTCGGCACGGAGATCCGTATCGGGGATTCGGTGCTTCTCCGGGTCACCCAGATCGGGAAAGAGTGCCATGAGCGGTGCGCCATCTATTACCAGGCCGGAGACTGCGTCATGCCGAGGGAAGGGATCTTCGCGGAGGTGATCGAAGAAGGCGTGGTGAAGGTTGGAGATGAGATCATCATCGAAAAATCGGAAGGACGAAATCCAAATCCGATGGCCCCTGACGGAGAGGGTTGTTGA
- the moaC gene encoding cyclic pyranopterin monophosphate synthase MoaC has product MPKLTHFDPEGRARMVDVSGKRETLREAIARGSVFMKPETFKQILSGKVAKGDVLSVSKIAGIMAAKKTSDLIPMCHPLNLSHVEIHFHPFEEESRIDIEATVRIKAKTGVEMEALVAVATAGLTLYDMCKAIDRGMVISDIHLVKKTGGKSGTYRARRRS; this is encoded by the coding sequence ATGCCGAAGTTGACCCATTTCGACCCGGAGGGCCGGGCCAGGATGGTCGATGTCAGCGGGAAAAGAGAGACGCTCCGGGAGGCCATCGCCCGGGGGTCGGTGTTCATGAAACCCGAGACCTTCAAACAGATCCTTTCCGGGAAGGTGGCCAAAGGGGACGTCCTCTCCGTCTCGAAAATTGCGGGGATCATGGCGGCCAAAAAGACCTCGGACCTGATCCCGATGTGCCATCCCCTCAACCTCTCCCATGTGGAGATCCATTTTCATCCGTTCGAGGAGGAGAGCCGGATCGACATCGAGGCGACGGTGAGGATCAAGGCCAAGACCGGCGTGGAGATGGAGGCCCTGGTGGCGGTGGCCACGGCGGGATTGACCCTTTACGATATGTGCAAGGCCATCGATCGGGGGATGGTGATCTCGGACATCCATCTCGTCAAAAAGACCGGGGGGAAAAGCGGGACCTACCGAGCTCGGAGGCGATCATGA
- the moaA gene encoding GTP 3',8-cyclase MoaA, with translation MLFDPFQRRINYLRISVTDRCNLRCRYCMPEEGLALTPHEEILTYEEILRIVRVFVREGISKVRLTGGEPLVRKGIIDFVSNLSRIEGIRDLSLTTNGLLLGEFAGQLKRAGLKRINISLDTLDRQKFLEITRRDGYDRVWQGIEEAIRVSLSPIKINMVAIRGFNDDEIESFARLTLEHPLIVRYIEYMPAGNGEEWREGHIITTSEIKRRLEEMGRLIPLPLDPWDGPARRYRFEDAKGEIGLIGPVSDHFCGRCNRLRLTPDGKIRTCLFSDDEIEVKGFLRNGGSDEDVRKQLLIALNQKPARHPLNTNQFKKCQRNMSAIGG, from the coding sequence ATGTTATTCGACCCTTTTCAACGAAGAATCAACTACCTTCGCATCTCGGTGACCGACCGGTGCAATCTGCGCTGTCGGTACTGCATGCCTGAGGAAGGGCTCGCCCTGACGCCCCATGAAGAGATCCTCACCTATGAAGAGATTTTGAGGATCGTTCGCGTCTTTGTGAGAGAGGGAATCTCTAAGGTCCGGTTAACCGGAGGAGAGCCTCTGGTCCGGAAGGGGATCATCGATTTTGTCTCTAATCTCTCCCGGATCGAAGGGATCAGGGATTTGAGCCTGACGACCAACGGCCTGCTCCTGGGAGAGTTCGCCGGGCAACTCAAAAGGGCGGGGCTGAAGAGGATTAACATCAGCCTCGATACCCTGGACCGCCAAAAATTTTTGGAGATCACCCGGAGGGACGGTTACGATCGGGTCTGGCAGGGAATCGAAGAGGCGATCAGGGTCTCCCTCTCCCCTATTAAAATCAACATGGTGGCCATCCGGGGGTTCAATGACGATGAGATCGAATCCTTTGCCCGGCTCACCCTCGAGCATCCCCTGATTGTGCGCTATATCGAATATATGCCCGCAGGAAATGGGGAGGAGTGGAGGGAGGGCCATATCATCACCACCTCCGAGATCAAGCGTCGCCTCGAGGAGATGGGAAGACTGATCCCCCTTCCCCTCGATCCTTGGGACGGCCCCGCCCGGCGATATCGGTTCGAAGACGCCAAGGGAGAGATCGGCCTGATCGGACCGGTGAGCGATCATTTCTGTGGCCGTTGCAACCGATTGCGCTTGACCCCTGACGGGAAGATCCGGACCTGCCTGTTTTCCGATGACGAAATCGAGGTCAAGGGGTTCCTCCGAAACGGCGGAAGCGACGAGGATGTCCGAAAACAACTCCTCATCGCGCTCAACCAGAAGCCGGCGAGGCATCCCCTCAATACGAACCAGTTTAAAAAATGCCAGAGGAACATGTCGGCCATCGGAGGATGA
- a CDS encoding molybdopterin biosynthesis protein, whose amino-acid sequence MRRNIYLKKISLKEAREIALRMADLIRLEQETLPVTQASGRVTAEPIFAKVFSPPFHCAAMDGIAVRAESTYGASESLPRVLRVGQEAVFVNTGQPIPPGMNAVIMIEEVHQIGPDEVEIRQAAHPYQHVRSIGEDIIATEMVLPENHKITPYDLGALLASGHREIAVKRQPRVLILPTGSELVDPETLDLSRPLDKIIDSNSYVIAHLVREDGGKPIRSPIVEDDAEKIRQALLAKVEEVDLILILAGSSAGSEDYTRLLIETSGEVYAHGIAMMPGKPTLLGRFLHRPIVGIPGYPVSAIMAYEELVRPLLYRTLHLTEPKRIRIKAIPSRKIPSKLGTEELLRVNVGKIQERYIASPLPRGAGLLSSLTKADGILRIPPDSEGLEEQQEVEVELLRPLEEIHHTVVMVGSHDLTLDLLGRFLRQTYPPLFLSSHSVGSLGGILAIRDEICHFAGMHLLDPDTGEYNFPYLRKYLKKVDFKVINLVHREQGLILQRNNPKGIKGLADLVREDLTFVNRQKGSGTRILLDQELKKLSLDPARIRGYENEEYSHMTVASLVAHGRVDAGLGILSAAKAMGLDFIPIVRERYDLVIPASHLKDERVQKVIETIRSKRFKEEVLRLGGYDVSMTGEELLSP is encoded by the coding sequence ATGAGGCGGAATATTTACCTTAAAAAAATCTCTCTAAAGGAAGCCCGAGAGATCGCCTTGAGGATGGCCGACCTCATCCGGCTTGAGCAGGAAACCCTTCCGGTCACTCAAGCCTCGGGAAGGGTGACGGCCGAACCGATCTTTGCCAAAGTCTTCTCTCCGCCCTTTCACTGTGCGGCGATGGATGGGATTGCGGTCCGGGCAGAGTCGACCTATGGCGCCTCGGAAAGCCTTCCAAGAGTATTGAGGGTCGGTCAGGAGGCCGTCTTCGTCAATACCGGGCAACCCATCCCACCGGGGATGAACGCGGTCATCATGATCGAAGAGGTCCACCAGATCGGCCCGGATGAGGTCGAAATCCGGCAGGCCGCTCATCCCTACCAGCATGTGAGGTCGATCGGAGAAGATATCATCGCCACCGAGATGGTCCTTCCGGAAAATCATAAGATCACCCCCTACGATCTCGGGGCCTTGCTTGCCAGTGGCCACCGGGAGATCGCCGTGAAGAGACAACCCAGAGTTCTGATCCTTCCTACCGGCTCGGAGCTCGTCGATCCCGAGACGCTCGACCTCTCCAGGCCGTTGGATAAGATCATCGATTCGAACTCCTATGTGATCGCCCATTTGGTCCGGGAAGATGGAGGAAAACCGATCAGGTCTCCCATCGTGGAGGACGACGCCGAGAAGATCAGACAGGCCCTCCTCGCCAAGGTCGAGGAGGTCGATCTCATCCTGATCCTTGCCGGCTCCTCCGCCGGCTCGGAAGACTATACCCGCCTCCTCATCGAAACCTCGGGAGAGGTCTATGCCCACGGAATTGCCATGATGCCCGGGAAACCGACCCTCCTCGGAAGGTTTCTCCATCGACCGATCGTGGGCATTCCCGGCTACCCGGTTTCGGCCATCATGGCCTACGAAGAGCTGGTCCGACCCTTGCTCTATCGAACCCTCCATCTCACCGAACCCAAACGGATCAGGATCAAAGCCATCCCCTCGAGGAAGATCCCCTCGAAGCTCGGCACTGAGGAGCTTCTCCGGGTGAACGTGGGCAAGATCCAAGAGAGGTATATCGCCTCTCCCCTTCCCCGGGGGGCAGGGCTCCTCTCCTCGCTCACAAAGGCGGATGGGATCCTTCGGATCCCGCCCGATTCGGAAGGGCTCGAAGAGCAACAGGAGGTCGAGGTCGAACTCCTCAGGCCCCTTGAAGAGATTCACCATACGGTGGTGATGGTGGGGAGCCATGACCTCACCCTCGACCTCCTCGGCCGGTTTCTCCGCCAAACCTATCCCCCCCTCTTTCTCTCCTCCCATTCCGTTGGAAGCCTTGGGGGGATCCTCGCCATCAGGGACGAAATCTGCCATTTCGCGGGCATGCACCTGCTCGACCCAGACACAGGGGAGTATAATTTCCCCTACCTCCGGAAATACCTGAAAAAGGTCGACTTCAAGGTGATCAATCTCGTCCACCGGGAGCAGGGGTTGATCCTCCAAAGAAACAATCCAAAAGGGATCAAAGGGTTGGCAGATCTCGTGAGGGAAGACCTCACCTTCGTCAACCGCCAAAAAGGTTCTGGCACCCGGATCCTTCTGGACCAGGAACTTAAAAAACTCTCTCTCGATCCGGCTCGGATCAGAGGATATGAAAACGAAGAGTATTCTCATATGACCGTGGCCTCGTTGGTGGCCCATGGCCGGGTGGATGCGGGTTTGGGGATCCTTTCGGCCGCAAAAGCGATGGGGCTTGACTTTATTCCCATTGTCAGAGAACGCTACGACCTCGTCATTCCCGCCTCCCATCTGAAGGACGAAAGGGTCCAGAAGGTGATCGAGACCATCCGCTCGAAAAGGTTTAAAGAAGAAGTCCTCCGGCTCGGGGGCTACGATGTGTCGATGACGGGAGAAGAACTGTTAAGCCCATAG
- a CDS encoding molybdopterin molybdotransferase MoeA → MKGFFKVQTPDQLLKKLDRFRPLSVEEIPLEASLHRVLAEDVVSSTDIPEFPRSTVDGFALRAKDTFGASEKNPALLRVVGEIPMGRPPKIFLKDGEAAKIATGGMIPAGADAVEMIEYTEWVDAHTIHAFKALSPYENVIQVGEDLRAGERLLRRGILLRPRELGLLAAIGRARILVYLRPKVGVLSSGDEIIPVEQKPASGEVRDINRYTISSMVTESGGIPLFFGIAKDRFEDLKEKIGKALKESDMVVITGGSSVGTLDLVAEVLQSFPGGEILGHGLSVRPGKPTLLAEVEGKPFLGLPGHPVSAMIIFHLVGKPLLNLLSGLEEEARPKWRWRVKAGRNIPSVAGREDYVRVTLTEKDGALWAFPLFGKSGAIAHLAKADGLLKIDIDAEGLEEGEEAELVLL, encoded by the coding sequence ATGAAGGGTTTCTTTAAGGTTCAGACGCCGGATCAGCTCCTGAAGAAGCTGGATCGATTCCGGCCCCTTTCGGTCGAGGAAATTCCGCTCGAAGCATCGCTCCACCGGGTCCTGGCGGAGGATGTGGTCTCTTCAACGGACATCCCCGAATTTCCCCGTTCAACGGTAGACGGATTTGCCCTGAGGGCGAAGGATACCTTTGGAGCCTCCGAAAAGAATCCTGCCCTCCTCCGCGTGGTGGGCGAGATTCCCATGGGAAGGCCCCCGAAGATCTTCCTGAAGGATGGGGAGGCGGCCAAGATCGCCACCGGAGGGATGATCCCGGCCGGGGCCGATGCTGTGGAGATGATCGAGTATACGGAATGGGTCGATGCTCACACGATCCATGCCTTTAAGGCCCTCTCCCCATACGAAAATGTGATTCAGGTCGGGGAGGACCTTCGGGCAGGAGAGCGCTTGCTACGGAGGGGCATCCTCCTCCGTCCAAGGGAACTTGGCCTCCTTGCGGCCATCGGAAGGGCCCGGATCCTGGTCTATCTCAGGCCCAAGGTGGGTGTCCTCTCCTCCGGGGATGAGATCATCCCTGTGGAGCAGAAACCCGCTTCGGGTGAGGTAAGGGATATCAACCGATACACCATCTCCTCCATGGTGACGGAAAGCGGGGGCATTCCCCTCTTTTTCGGAATCGCCAAAGACCGCTTTGAAGATCTCAAGGAGAAGATCGGAAAGGCCTTGAAGGAATCGGATATGGTGGTGATCACCGGCGGGAGTTCGGTGGGCACCCTCGACCTCGTGGCCGAAGTCCTTCAATCCTTCCCGGGAGGGGAAATCCTCGGCCACGGATTATCGGTCAGGCCGGGAAAGCCAACCCTCCTTGCGGAGGTGGAGGGCAAGCCCTTTCTGGGCCTTCCAGGCCATCCGGTCTCGGCGATGATCATCTTCCACCTCGTCGGGAAACCCCTCCTGAACCTCCTTTCCGGCCTTGAGGAGGAGGCCAGACCGAAATGGAGATGGAGGGTGAAGGCGGGCCGAAACATCCCCTCTGTTGCCGGCCGCGAGGATTATGTGAGGGTGACCCTGACCGAAAAAGATGGGGCCCTTTGGGCCTTCCCCCTCTTCGGGAAGTCAGGGGCCATTGCCCACCTGGCCAAGGCCGATGGCCTTCTAAAGATCGATATCGATGCCGAAGGGCTTGAAGAAGGGGAAGAGGCAGAATTGGTCCTTCTATGA
- a CDS encoding B12-binding domain-containing radical SAM protein, which yields MNALLLYPEVPETFWSFKHALKFIRKKATSPPLGLLTIASLLPRKWNKRLIDLNVRRLTHEDLSWADVALVSAMIVQRDSARKTIARCKEAGLRVIAGGPLFTTEYDQFDQVDHFVLNEAELTLPPFLEDLAKGSPKRLYSTSDFPDLRKTPPPMWELIRLKDYASMPVQFSRGCPFNCEFCNVTTLFGHKPRTKSAAQMIEELERLYQRGWRGGVFFVDDNLIGNKTILKNELLPALIEWRKDKRGFLFNTEASINLADDLPLMEKMVRAGFDKVFIGIESPNEDGLAECSKKQNLNRNLVEDVKRIQRAGLQVQAGFILGFDSDSPLTFRRLTDFIQKTGIVTAMVGLLQAPPGTKLYERLKQAGRLLDRLSGDNGDGTTNIIPVMNREVLGKGYREVLHYLYSPRTYYQRVKTFLREYHPPKIYFPLNFRGLSENAYAFFRSMVRLGIVGKERFQYWKLFLWTLARRPRSFPLAIELAIYGFHFRKTTEGQRPKAKTHGLTSKRKSIT from the coding sequence ATGAACGCCCTTCTCCTTTATCCCGAGGTCCCGGAGACCTTCTGGAGTTTCAAACACGCCCTCAAATTTATCCGAAAAAAGGCCACCTCCCCGCCCCTCGGGCTTCTCACCATCGCCTCTCTGTTGCCCCGGAAGTGGAACAAACGCCTGATCGATCTCAACGTCAGGAGACTGACGCACGAGGACCTCTCGTGGGCCGATGTGGCCCTGGTCAGTGCCATGATCGTCCAGAGGGACTCCGCGCGCAAGACGATTGCCCGATGCAAAGAGGCCGGCCTTCGGGTCATCGCAGGAGGCCCCCTTTTTACCACGGAGTATGACCAGTTCGATCAGGTGGACCATTTCGTCCTGAATGAGGCGGAGTTAACCCTTCCCCCCTTTCTCGAGGACCTGGCCAAAGGCTCTCCCAAACGGCTTTACTCCACTTCCGACTTCCCGGACCTCAGAAAGACCCCTCCACCGATGTGGGAGCTGATCCGTCTGAAGGATTACGCCTCCATGCCGGTCCAGTTTTCCCGGGGCTGTCCCTTTAACTGCGAATTTTGTAATGTCACGACCCTCTTCGGTCACAAACCCCGCACCAAAAGTGCCGCCCAGATGATCGAAGAACTGGAGAGGTTGTATCAAAGGGGTTGGCGCGGAGGGGTCTTTTTCGTGGACGACAACCTCATCGGAAACAAGACGATTCTCAAGAACGAACTCCTTCCCGCCTTGATAGAGTGGCGGAAGGACAAGAGAGGATTCCTCTTCAATACCGAAGCCTCCATCAATCTTGCCGATGACCTCCCCCTGATGGAGAAGATGGTCAGGGCAGGGTTCGACAAGGTCTTCATCGGCATCGAATCGCCCAACGAAGATGGCCTGGCGGAATGCAGTAAAAAACAGAACCTGAACCGGAACCTTGTCGAAGATGTCAAACGGATCCAGAGGGCAGGCCTTCAGGTCCAGGCCGGATTCATCCTCGGATTTGATAGCGACTCTCCCCTCACCTTTCGGCGGCTGACGGATTTCATCCAAAAAACCGGGATCGTGACCGCCATGGTGGGATTGCTCCAGGCCCCTCCGGGCACGAAGCTCTACGAACGGCTGAAACAGGCAGGCCGTCTCCTCGACCGCCTCTCGGGAGACAACGGGGATGGGACAACCAACATCATCCCTGTCATGAACCGGGAGGTGCTCGGAAAGGGGTACCGTGAAGTCCTTCACTACCTCTATTCACCCCGGACCTATTATCAGCGGGTGAAGACCTTTCTCCGGGAATATCATCCTCCCAAGATTTACTTTCCTCTAAATTTCCGAGGGCTATCCGAAAATGCCTACGCCTTTTTCCGTTCCATGGTCCGCTTGGGCATCGTGGGAAAGGAACGTTTCCAATATTGGAAGCTCTTTCTCTGGACCCTTGCCCGGAGACCGAGGTCCTTTCCCCTGGCCATTGAGCTGGCCATTTACGGATTCCATTTTCGCAAGACCACGGAGGGTCAACGGCCTAAGGCCAAGACCCATGGCTTGACTTCGAAGAGAAAATCCATTACATAG
- a CDS encoding extracellular solute-binding protein, with protein sequence MNGKVLLTGLCLLAMILLLSTYPAEIQAQKEKVGWVGPVYKELSDSLMKGFKEYYKKTYNKEIEITFIRPGGWPVCVDKVRAWKGKPDADVFLGAGAPAFEVMEKEGLIVPYKPKDWDKIPATWGGMMVKDQKFMWTCFAPWIVTNIYNERVLKALKLPVPKTWKDLLNPIYREYIVQTLPYASGTQHEVIEIHLQSFGEKEGWAYNRLLAAQLARFSTGSVDTLHMVNRGEVPIGIAQPQMNAMGARADGYPVRDLLPDKTILVPEAVGLLKGAPNEANGKIFIDWLFSLEGQKYVLEGRYFPARTDIKFSVWEKEGVAMAKHAQEALGVDSFWDMKVGFINYNLELATKRWDEVNRYYEMEIYRKWRELKSSLFLIEEVEGEIEAAKKRGLDITKAEAKIKEARRLFEYEGAYASARLAATEARTLLVK encoded by the coding sequence ATGAACGGAAAGGTTCTTCTAACAGGTCTCTGCCTGTTGGCCATGATCCTCCTGCTATCAACCTATCCGGCCGAAATTCAGGCGCAGAAGGAGAAGGTGGGCTGGGTGGGCCCGGTTTACAAAGAGCTGTCCGACAGCCTGATGAAGGGTTTCAAAGAATATTACAAGAAGACCTATAACAAGGAGATCGAGATCACCTTCATCCGGCCAGGTGGGTGGCCGGTCTGCGTCGATAAGGTGAGGGCGTGGAAGGGAAAGCCGGATGCCGACGTCTTTTTAGGCGCCGGTGCCCCCGCTTTCGAGGTGATGGAGAAGGAAGGGCTGATCGTCCCATACAAACCGAAGGATTGGGATAAGATCCCCGCGACCTGGGGCGGCATGATGGTGAAAGACCAGAAGTTCATGTGGACCTGTTTCGCCCCCTGGATCGTCACCAACATCTACAATGAGAGGGTCCTGAAGGCCTTGAAATTGCCCGTTCCCAAGACCTGGAAGGATCTGCTCAATCCCATCTACCGGGAATATATCGTACAGACCCTCCCTTATGCCTCCGGGACCCAGCACGAGGTGATCGAGATCCATCTCCAGAGTTTCGGAGAGAAGGAGGGATGGGCTTATAACCGTCTGCTTGCGGCCCAGTTAGCGAGATTTTCGACCGGAAGCGTCGATACCCTCCATATGGTCAACCGTGGGGAGGTGCCGATCGGAATCGCCCAGCCCCAGATGAATGCGATGGGTGCAAGGGCGGATGGTTATCCCGTCAGGGATCTGCTTCCGGATAAGACCATATTGGTCCCGGAAGCCGTGGGACTTCTTAAAGGGGCGCCCAACGAGGCCAACGGGAAGATCTTCATCGACTGGCTCTTCAGCTTGGAGGGGCAGAAGTATGTGCTTGAGGGTCGTTACTTCCCCGCCCGGACGGATATCAAGTTCTCGGTCTGGGAGAAAGAGGGAGTGGCCATGGCCAAACATGCCCAGGAGGCCTTGGGTGTGGATTCCTTCTGGGACATGAAGGTCGGTTTCATCAACTACAATCTCGAACTGGCCACGAAGCGATGGGACGAGGTCAACCGCTATTATGAGATGGAGATCTACCGGAAATGGCGGGAGCTGAAGAGCAGCCTCTTTTTGATCGAAGAGGTCGAAGGCGAGATCGAGGCGGCCAAAAAGAGAGGGCTGGACATCACCAAGGCGGAGGCCAAGATCAAAGAGGCTCGAAGGCTCTTTGAGTACGAAGGGGCCTATGCCTCCGCCAGGCTTGCGGCCACGGAGGCCAGAACCTTGCTGGTCAAGTAA